The genomic stretch TTTGTGTGACCAATGGGGCTACGGAAGCCATTTATTTAATAGCTCAGACATTCAGGAATCAGATTTCGGCTATCTTGATGCCGACTTTCAGCGAATATGCGGATGCTTGTCGTCTGCATGGTCATAAAGTGGTTCCTATATATAACTTGAACCGTTTGCCGGATAGGGGGAGGTTGATATGGTTATGTAATCCTAATAATCCCACTGGAGAGGTCAGGGAGAAGGAAGTCTTGACAGCCTGTATAAAACAAAATCCGCAGCGTATTTTTGTCATGGATCAGTCGTATGAATTCTTTACACAGAAGGCTTTGCTTACAGCCAGGGAGGCTGCGGAATTTCCGAATGTTATCCTGTTGCATTCCATGACAAAACGTTTTGCCGTGCCCGGCTTGCGTTTAGGATATATCACTGCATGTAAAGAACTGCTACATGAAATTCGGACACAGCGGATGCCTTGGTCTGTTAATCAGTTGGCTATAGAGGCCGGGCATTATTTATTGTCTTCTTCTCAATATGATATAGATATCTCTTTGTTGTTGAAGGAAAAAGAGAGATTAGCTCAATCTTTACTTTCAATAGGAGGAATGGAGATCTGGCCATCAGATACTCACTATATGTTAGTTCAATTGCGTATGGGAAAGGCAGCGGCTTTGAAAGAATATCTGGCAACAGAGCAGGGTATCCTTATTCGTGACGCATCCAATTTTGAAGGGCTGAATGAACACTTCTTCCGTATTGCTACACAAACTCCGGAAGAAAATGACAAACTGGTAGAAAGTATAAAGAAATGGACATATATGTATTAATTCTTCCGTTGTTGGTAGGATGGATATTAGATAAATTGCTTGGGGATCCGGTAGGATTGCCGCATCCGGTGGTAGGATTCGGGAAGCTGATCTCTTTTTGTGAGAAACGATGGAACTGTGGGGCACATCGGATGTTGAAAGGAGGGGGGGCGGCTATTATGCTTATTTTGCTAGTATATGTAGGATCTGCTTTGGCATTGCATTATCTGTTTTTGTTGAATCGCTGGTTGGGGATCGCCCTCTCCGCTGTGCTTGTTTTCTATTGTTTAGCAGGGACTACACTTATTAGAGAAGTAAAACAGGTTTTTCTAGCTGCGGACCGTTCTTTAGAGGAGGGGAGAAAGCAGGTTTCCCGTATTGTAGGGCGTGATACCTCAGAACTGACCGATCAGGAAGTGCGTATAGCTGCTTTGGAAACGTTGGCCGAAAATTTGAGTGACGGAGTTATTGCTCCGCTGTTTTGGTATTTGCTTTTGGGAGTTCCCGGTATGCTTGCCTATAAAATGGTTAATACGCTTGATTCTATGGTAGGCTATAAGAACGAACGTTATTTGCAATTTGGTTGTGCCGCTGCACATATTGATGATATGGCGAACTATATTCCGGCTCGTTTAACCGCACTTTTAATGGTTTTGTCTGTGGGGCGTCCCGGTTTGCTGAGATTTGTAGGTAAATATGGTAACCGGCATGCAAGTCCTAATTCAGGTTATCCGGAGTCTGCTTTAGCAGGTATCTTGAATTGCCGTTTTGGAGGTCCTCATGTTTATTTTGGAGAGATAGTCTATAAACCTTTTATTGGAGATAAGGATCGGCTTATCCATACACAGGATATGCATAAAGCTGTCGATATAAACAGAAGAGCAGAAATTTTGATGATTATAGTAAATATTGTTTGCTTATATTTGGTCAGCTGAAAAATATATATTACTTTTGTTCCTGTTTTAGAGATGCGGCAGTAGCTCAGTTGGTAGAGCATCAGCTTCCCAAGCTGAGGGTCGCGGGTTCGAGTCCCGTTTGCCGCTCTTTTTTATTTTTCTTCACTTTCCAATTCTTTTATCTCTTTATTGAGGAACACGGACAGGATGGTTCTTAAAACAACAATACCTCCCAATAGGGCTAATTCATTCAAGGTTGGTTCCAATACTGTTTTCAAAATATCCGAAGCTATTAGGAATTCTAAGCCAAGAAGCAGATAAGTTCCGAATGTGGCTCTTAGTTTTCGTATATTGGTAATGGAATACCCTCCGGTAAAGCGTCGTATTTCATTCTTCAAAAAAGAAATAATACCTATCAACGCTCCGTATGTGACAATCAAAAGGCTTGTCACACTTATAACAACAGCTAATAAATCTAGGAAATGAGTAAGCATATTTATTTGTCTTTATAAATAGAACAAATAAATAAGCGATATGTTCTTGCATCACGATAATTTTATCTTGACAATTCCTCCATAAGGAGTGAGTGCGCTAAATGCCTCTTCGGGTTTAATGATACCTGCATAAATTTGTGCGTTCAGTAAAATGCCGCCATGAGCAAAGATCGCGACTTGTTCATACGGTTTTTGGCGAAGCTCGTCTAGAAAACCGGCAACACGCCGGTATTGATCTTCAAAAGATTCTCCATTGGTCGCTTTTACATGCAGATAATCTGCATACCATCTTTCCAAGTTAGCGTCGGCAATTTCATCGAACCGATGCATTTCCCAATCTCCGAAGTTTAGTTCTTTCAAGCGGTCGTCCCGTTCTGCATCCGGGTAGCCGCAAAAGGTAGCCAGGCGTACACAACGGGTTAACGGACTGGTATAAACTTTATCAAAAGATAGACCTTGTAAATTGGCTGCCGTTTGAGTTGCCTCCGTTTCAAAAGTCGGCTTTAAGGGTACATCCGTCTGTCCGTAACAAACACCTTGCGGAACATCAACAGCAGTATGACGCATTAAGTATATTACCATAGGTTTGTATAGATTAAGTTTATAGTTAGATAAAAAGAAAACTCACATAATAGGAAAGTCGCTCCGCAACAATCACCGGTATATCCTTGCAGGCGTCTGCGCATGAGTGACATTAAAAGGATGAACATCATAGCAGGAGCGATGGCTGCCCACCAGTATCCTTTATCCAGTAATAAAAGCATAGGCAGGGTTCCGGCCATAAAAGCGGATAATAAAATACCTGGACTCATACGGTCATATATGACCTTCGCTTTCGATTCTTCTTCTTTACGGGCGTATGGAAGCGTGTTGATGATTTGTGCGGCACAAAACTTGCTCCAGGCATCTCCGCTTAGTATGGCCGCACATGCCAAGGGTACAGAAAGTGTGGTGAGTATATTCCACATCAATCCATAATAGAATAATAATCCGAGCACTCCGTATGTGCCGATATGTGAATCCTTCATGATAGACAGAATCTTGTCACGTGATGTACCGCCCCCGAAGCCGTCGCAGAAGTCTGCCAATCCATCTTCGTGTAAAGCACCCGTTGCTAGTAACCGGGCGGCCAGCGCCATGAGCACAGCTATCTGTACAGGTAGAAATTCTGCAGTGATCCATAGAGTGCCTGCCATGATACCTCCTGTCAGCCATCCTACAAAGGGCCAGTAATCCACTACTCGTTTAAAGTAAACAGGTGGTACATTAGCTATTTTCCAAAACGGAAGGCGTGTGAAAAAAATGAGGGAGGCAAGCAGTTTCATGGTTAAAAATATTTAGTGATGGCGGCATGGGCGAAATTGTCCATCTCATTCATCATGTTTACAGAGGAAACGACGATAGGATAAGCGCATATCGCTCCTGTTCCTTCTCCCAAGCGGAGACCTAAATTTAATAAAGGGCGCACTTTCATGGCATCCAATACTAGTTTATGACCGATTTCATCTCCCTGATGTCCGAATATGGCATACGAGAGAACTTCCGGATGAAGTTTTGAGGCGGCTAGAATGCAATTGGTCATGATGAAGCCGTCCACTAGAATAATCATTCTTAATTCTGCTGCCCGGAGCATGCCGCCTATTGCCATAACCATTTCATATCCTCCGAACCAAGCGATGATATCTTTTACGGAACCGTTACCGGTATAATGGTTAACCGATTGTTTCAATACATTATATTTATGACGGATGCCTTCTGAATCCAGTCCGCTTCCTGCACCCACACATTGCTCTAATGAGATTCCTGTCAGCAAATGCATCCAGATAGAAGAAGGGGAGGTATTACCAATACCCATTTCGCCAAAGCTGACCACATTGCAACCGTCTGCATGAATCATATCCGTTATCTTTGCTCCACGTTCCAGGCATAATTCCATTTCTTCCATACTCATAGCGGGGCCTTTTAGAAAACTGTGCGTGCCACGTCCTACGCTACAGTTGATAATGCCTTTCTCGTAAGGAAGATCGTAATCGACCCCTGAGTCTACTAATACAAGCTTAAAACCATGTTGGCGGCATAAAAAATTAACTCCGGCACCTCCATGCAAAAAATTACTTAGTTGTTGCCAAGTGATTTCTTTGGGAGACTTGCTTACCCCTTCTTCTACTATACCATGATCGGCTGCAAAAAGTACGTTGTGCGGATGGCTTAATGTAGGGGAGAGGGTTTGTTGGATTAATCCGATTTGCAATGCAAGATCTTCCAGAACACCCAATGAACCTTTGGGCTTTGTCAAATTGTTGATTTTGTCTATCAATGCCTCCCGAAAGCTTTCATCGGGATACTCAATATGAAAGTTTTTCATTGTATTTATTATTTTATAGGAACAGGAATTCCCGATACCATCAAATATACTTGGTCTGCTTTTGAAGCTATATATTGATTCATCCAGCCCTGTAAATCTGTAAAGCGGCGTTGAATGGCGTTTTCGGATACTGCTCCGGAACCTATTTCATTGGTTACGAAAATAAAAGTGGCATCTTGCCGGATAAAATTATCAAACTCCTGTTTGACTGCCTGTAATGCAGCCTCTACATCCGCATCCAAATCAAAGAAAAAGTTGGTACACCATAAGGTGACACAATCAATCAATACTACATTATCCTTTACTTGATGGCGGCTTAGTTCTTTTTCTTCTTCTATATTCGTCCATTCCGATCCGCGTCTTTCTTGATGTTTGATAACGCGTTGGCGGAATTCTTCATCCCAAATACGGGAAGTAGCTATATAAACGGGAGTGGGTGATAAGCTTAATGCCAATTTCTCCGCGTATGAACTTTTTCCCGAACGTTGGCCTCCTGTGATTAAGATAATACGTTTCATTGTTCTACTTCTCGGTGGCACGCAGAATCAGCGTAGTCGCACCTAATGTGATGATAGCGCCTTCCTCGATTCGTATCCGGTCCTTGTTCCCCAAAATCTCGTTCATCAGAAATGTTCCTGTAATGCTGTCATTATCACGCAGGGTATAAATGATTTCCCCTTGTTTGTTGCGTTTCACATTAATGATACAATGCCGTCTGTCCATGCTCGGATCTGATGTTTCGATGGGAATATCCACTTCAGTGCCTTTGCTTCTGCGTCCTATCAGGTTGTCACCTTCCATCAGGGGTAATACTTGTTTGTATCCGAATACATTTTCTACTACTACGATACTTCCAAAATCCTCTTTATTGGCTTGTTCGTCCAATATTTCTTCTTTACGGGTTGCTTTCAGTTTGGACTTTCCGATACGGATGCTGAATTGTTTTTTACAATGGTCACATACAAAGACCAACGACTGGCCTTCTGTATATTTGGTTTCATCAAAAGTTATATAGTTGTCACATTTGGGACACAAAACTCTTTTCATAAAAAATAATCTTGTTTATTTAGAACTCAATATCCATGCATTCTTGAATGCATCATTTTGTTTCAGTTCATTTAATTTCTTATAAGCAGCGGCTTTATCTGCAAAGTTGCACAAAGACAGGCGATAACGTCCGTTACCTTCTATGATTGTTACATCCTTATATCCTTTTTGCTTGTACTCATTAAGTACTTGCTGCGCGTCATTGGCTGTCGGTAAACTGGATACGATGATATAATAATTATTTTTTTTACTGCTCGAAGGTGTTGCTGTTTCTTTCTTCTCAAGGGCAGGTTTACTTACAGCGACAGGCTTGGCAACTGGCTGTTCTGTACTGTTCAAATTTGCTGCAACAGCATTCTTGGGTACTGCTTCTTGTGCTTTTCCTACCTTTTCTACTTTTACAGTTACAGGTTTCAACGTGTTTTGATTATTTTTGATATTCGTCTTCTTGGGTTGCTGCGGTCTGGAAGGAACGGTTATCAAGGTCGTTGCCAAAGATTGGGAACGAATGGCGTCAAACAGACCATCCGTACCTAAAGAAGCATAATTACCTTTGTCCACATATGTGTTCTCTACCGGAACAGACAAGAAGAAAAATAAGACTACAGCTATTGCCACAGCTACTGCATTTCCTATCCACTGACGTTTGAAACGTACTGTTCTCTTTCTTTTTTCTTGTTGGGGAAGTAATTCTCTGGTTGTTGCAGACGTTGTTGAAGTAAGATATTCTAATCTGGTGATAGAAAACGAACTAAGTCCGTATAAGGTAGGTGATAATGCACCGTCCTCATTGGGATGAAACTCGTATGTGCTATGAATATTATAATGTAAGACCCCTATACCATGCATTTCTGCACATCCGTTTTGGTATAGTTGTTCTTTCAATCCGGCTACTTCTTCTTCTATCATGCGTGTGGCATCAGGAAAATCGGTGTGATGAGCTTGCATATACGATTGAGCTAATAAACCATCGTTTATAGTCAATTGGGGATTGAAACCAATAGTACGTACAGGGGGAAGATAAAGATTTTCCTCCTTGATATACCGTGCCGGTTGATAGTGCGCTATAAAACCGCCAAAGTCTGGAATAATCACACAGTCATTTTCCAGTAACAGAATTTCTATATGTCTAGCCAATTCAATCATATCGCAAAATTAGCATTTTTATTCCGTTTCAGCGCAACTTTTATGGAAGAAAATAACAACTCACTCATAATTTATTGTAATTTTGCAGCGAAAAAGTTAGACTAACGAATTAAATAAAATGAATATAGCGATTGTAGGGACCGGGTATGTAGGACTTGTTACCGGAACATGTTTTGCCGAAACTGGCGTAGACGTAACTTGTGTAGATGTAAATGCGGATAAGATTGCTAATCTGCAACAGGGTATTATTCCTATTTATGAACCGGGATTGGAAGATATGGTCTTGCGTAATGTAAAGGCTGGACGTCTTCATTTCACCACTTCTTTAGAGAGTTGTCTGGACAATGTGGATATTGTGTTCAGTGCAGTGGGCACTCCTCCTGATGAA from Phocaeicola dorei encodes the following:
- a CDS encoding threonine-phosphate decarboxylase; the encoded protein is MIEGHGDDAYKYKAIKINFSSNVYNHVDHSGLHQHLFQQMESIRTYPEPEPYSLEKVLAKRFHLSSEEVCVTNGATEAIYLIAQTFRNQISAILMPTFSEYADACRLHGHKVVPIYNLNRLPDRGRLIWLCNPNNPTGEVREKEVLTACIKQNPQRIFVMDQSYEFFTQKALLTAREAAEFPNVILLHSMTKRFAVPGLRLGYITACKELLHEIRTQRMPWSVNQLAIEAGHYLLSSSQYDIDISLLLKEKERLAQSLLSIGGMEIWPSDTHYMLVQLRMGKAAALKEYLATEQGILIRDASNFEGLNEHFFRIATQTPEENDKLVESIKKWTYMY
- the cbiB gene encoding adenosylcobinamide-phosphate synthase CbiB — encoded protein: MDIYVLILPLLVGWILDKLLGDPVGLPHPVVGFGKLISFCEKRWNCGAHRMLKGGGAAIMLILLVYVGSALALHYLFLLNRWLGIALSAVLVFYCLAGTTLIREVKQVFLAADRSLEEGRKQVSRIVGRDTSELTDQEVRIAALETLAENLSDGVIAPLFWYLLLGVPGMLAYKMVNTLDSMVGYKNERYLQFGCAAAHIDDMANYIPARLTALLMVLSVGRPGLLRFVGKYGNRHASPNSGYPESALAGILNCRFGGPHVYFGEIVYKPFIGDKDRLIHTQDMHKAVDINRRAEILMIIVNIVCLYLVS
- a CDS encoding DUF1622 domain-containing protein, with the translated sequence MLTHFLDLLAVVISVTSLLIVTYGALIGIISFLKNEIRRFTGGYSITNIRKLRATFGTYLLLGLEFLIASDILKTVLEPTLNELALLGGIVVLRTILSVFLNKEIKELESEEK
- the cobC gene encoding alpha-ribazole phosphatase, which gives rise to MVIYLMRHTAVDVPQGVCYGQTDVPLKPTFETEATQTAANLQGLSFDKVYTSPLTRCVRLATFCGYPDAERDDRLKELNFGDWEMHRFDEIADANLERWYADYLHVKATNGESFEDQYRRVAGFLDELRQKPYEQVAIFAHGGILLNAQIYAGIIKPEEAFSALTPYGGIVKIKLS
- a CDS encoding adenosylcobinamide-GDP ribazoletransferase translates to MKLLASLIFFTRLPFWKIANVPPVYFKRVVDYWPFVGWLTGGIMAGTLWITAEFLPVQIAVLMALAARLLATGALHEDGLADFCDGFGGGTSRDKILSIMKDSHIGTYGVLGLLFYYGLMWNILTTLSVPLACAAILSGDAWSKFCAAQIINTLPYARKEEESKAKVIYDRMSPGILLSAFMAGTLPMLLLLDKGYWWAAIAPAMMFILLMSLMRRRLQGYTGDCCGATFLLCEFSFYLTINLIYTNLW
- the cobT gene encoding nicotinate-nucleotide--dimethylbenzimidazole phosphoribosyltransferase, with the protein product MKNFHIEYPDESFREALIDKINNLTKPKGSLGVLEDLALQIGLIQQTLSPTLSHPHNVLFAADHGIVEEGVSKSPKEITWQQLSNFLHGGAGVNFLCRQHGFKLVLVDSGVDYDLPYEKGIINCSVGRGTHSFLKGPAMSMEEMELCLERGAKITDMIHADGCNVVSFGEMGIGNTSPSSIWMHLLTGISLEQCVGAGSGLDSEGIRHKYNVLKQSVNHYTGNGSVKDIIAWFGGYEMVMAIGGMLRAAELRMIILVDGFIMTNCILAASKLHPEVLSYAIFGHQGDEIGHKLVLDAMKVRPLLNLGLRLGEGTGAICAYPIVVSSVNMMNEMDNFAHAAITKYF
- the cobU gene encoding bifunctional adenosylcobinamide kinase/adenosylcobinamide-phosphate guanylyltransferase, whose product is MKRIILITGGQRSGKSSYAEKLALSLSPTPVYIATSRIWDEEFRQRVIKHQERRGSEWTNIEEEKELSRHQVKDNVVLIDCVTLWCTNFFFDLDADVEAALQAVKQEFDNFIRQDATFIFVTNEIGSGAVSENAIQRRFTDLQGWMNQYIASKADQVYLMVSGIPVPIK
- a CDS encoding FHA domain-containing protein yields the protein MKRVLCPKCDNYITFDETKYTEGQSLVFVCDHCKKQFSIRIGKSKLKATRKEEILDEQANKEDFGSIVVVENVFGYKQVLPLMEGDNLIGRRSKGTEVDIPIETSDPSMDRRHCIINVKRNKQGEIIYTLRDNDSITGTFLMNEILGNKDRIRIEEGAIITLGATTLILRATEK
- a CDS encoding SPOR domain-containing protein, whose protein sequence is MIELARHIEILLLENDCVIIPDFGGFIAHYQPARYIKEENLYLPPVRTIGFNPQLTINDGLLAQSYMQAHHTDFPDATRMIEEEVAGLKEQLYQNGCAEMHGIGVLHYNIHSTYEFHPNEDGALSPTLYGLSSFSITRLEYLTSTTSATTRELLPQQEKRKRTVRFKRQWIGNAVAVAIAVVLFFFLSVPVENTYVDKGNYASLGTDGLFDAIRSQSLATTLITVPSRPQQPKKTNIKNNQNTLKPVTVKVEKVGKAQEAVPKNAVAANLNSTEQPVAKPVAVSKPALEKKETATPSSSKKNNYYIIVSSLPTANDAQQVLNEYKQKGYKDVTIIEGNGRYRLSLCNFADKAAAYKKLNELKQNDAFKNAWILSSK